Below is a window of Nocardia asteroides DNA.
TTCCTCGGCCGCCGCGCCCCAGCAGCGCAGATTGCCCGCCCAGCCGTGCAGCAGCACCAGCGGCCTGCCGGTCTCCGGACCGGTGACCCGGTAGACGATCCTGGTTCCGTCAGCGCTGACCGCATCGCGAATAGCCATGCCGACAGGCTAACGCCGACTCACATCACGGTGATCCCAGCCATGGCGACGGCGAATCCGCGGCGAATAGGATCGGTGCCCATGAGCACTCGCACCGCCGTCGTCACCGGAGCCAGCTCGGGAATCGGTGAGGCCACCGCCCGGGAACTCGCGAAGCAGGGCTACCACGTCTACGTGGGCGCCCGGCGGTTCGACCGGGTCCAGCGCCTCGCCGAGGAGATCGGCGGCACCGCCCTGGAACTCGACGTCACCTCCGAGGATTCGGTGCGCGCGTTCACCGACGCGATCGAGCGGGCCGACGTGCTGGTCAACAACGCGGGCGGCGCGAAGGGCCTGGCCTCGGTGGCCGAGGCCGACCTCGACGACTGGCGCTGGATGTGGGAGACCAACGTGCTGGGCACGCTGCGGCTCACCAAGGCGCTGCTGCCCAAGCTCATCGCCTCCGGGGACGGCCTGATCGTCACCATCACCTCCATCGCCGCCCTGCACGCCTACCCGAACGGCTCCGGCTACACCTCGGCCAAGCACGCCCAGGCCGTGCTGCACCGCACCCTGCGCGACGAGCTGCTCGGGCAGCCGGTCCGGCTCACCGAGATCGCGCCCGGCGCGGTGGAGACGGAGTTCTCGCTGGTCCGTTTCGACGGCGACGCCGAGCGGGCCGCCAAGGTCTACCAGGGCATCGATCCGCTCTACGCCCAGGACATCGCCGAGATCGTCGGCTTCGTCGCGAGCAGGCCCGCGCACGTGAACCTCGACACCATCGTCGTCAAGCCCCGTGACCAGGCCGGGCCCGGCAGTTTCGCGCGACGCTCCTGACCTGCGGTGTTCAATCCCGGGCCCGGGCAACCGG
It encodes the following:
- a CDS encoding SDR family NAD(P)-dependent oxidoreductase; the protein is MSTRTAVVTGASSGIGEATARELAKQGYHVYVGARRFDRVQRLAEEIGGTALELDVTSEDSVRAFTDAIERADVLVNNAGGAKGLASVAEADLDDWRWMWETNVLGTLRLTKALLPKLIASGDGLIVTITSIAALHAYPNGSGYTSAKHAQAVLHRTLRDELLGQPVRLTEIAPGAVETEFSLVRFDGDAERAAKVYQGIDPLYAQDIAEIVGFVASRPAHVNLDTIVVKPRDQAGPGSFARRS